A stretch of the Filimonas lacunae genome encodes the following:
- a CDS encoding alpha/beta fold hydrolase: MKITVKDGTEIYYKDWGTGQPIVFHHGWPLSGDDWDAQMMFFLEKGYRVIAHDRRGHGRSSQNSINHNMETYAADVAELTNHLDLKDAIHIGHSTGGGEVIRYAAKYGKGRVSKAVLVSAVTPIMVKSESNPDGVPMEVFDGIRANVATNRVQFFQDFTIPFYGYNREGAKISQGLRDNWWRQGMMGGIKAHYDGIKAFSESDFTEDLKSVDIPVLVLHGDDDQVVPFDVSAAKAIKLLKNGKLIAYPGFPHGMPATEAATINADILAFIQS; the protein is encoded by the coding sequence ATGAAAATCACAGTAAAAGACGGCACCGAAATCTATTACAAAGATTGGGGCACAGGACAGCCTATTGTATTCCATCACGGATGGCCATTGTCAGGCGATGACTGGGATGCGCAAATGATGTTTTTCCTGGAGAAAGGTTACCGCGTTATTGCACACGATCGCAGAGGTCATGGCAGATCCAGCCAAAACTCCATCAATCACAACATGGAAACATATGCTGCTGATGTGGCTGAACTGACCAATCACCTCGATTTAAAAGATGCTATCCACATTGGTCACTCAACTGGTGGAGGTGAAGTAATCCGTTATGCTGCTAAGTATGGTAAAGGTCGTGTGTCCAAGGCGGTGCTGGTAAGTGCTGTTACACCTATCATGGTAAAAAGCGAAAGCAACCCGGATGGTGTACCTATGGAAGTGTTTGATGGCATACGTGCCAATGTTGCTACCAACAGGGTGCAGTTTTTCCAGGATTTTACTATTCCTTTTTATGGATATAACCGTGAAGGAGCCAAGATTTCACAAGGGCTGAGAGACAATTGGTGGCGTCAGGGTATGATGGGCGGTATCAAGGCTCATTATGATGGTATTAAAGCTTTTTCTGAATCTGATTTTACAGAAGATTTGAAAAGCGTTGATATTCCTGTGCTGGTATTACATGGTGACGATGACCAGGTTGTGCCTTTTGATGTCTCGGCTGCGAAAGCAATTAAGCTGTTGAAGAATGGTAAACTTATTGCTTATCCTGGTTTCCCGCATGGTATGCCTGCTACAGAAGCAGCAACCATCAACGCTGATATCTTAGCGTTTATCCAGTCGTAA
- a CDS encoding AraC family transcriptional regulator, with product MSRKNSKPKAEIPSYALEGFRPLHRMENEHTDFGCNKLDKQWMIPGFEMYSSVGVKSSMGPLKSAFYRISITISGTVDVQLGLEHFNLQPGSLCFTTLNQVFSKKNISDDLFGYYILFTGSFLEELVQERTLTEVFPFFDYTGVPFFSMNAEEMRKVEQFVLQMNEELQSRKTGREKAIRLYLYLLLLEAKRSYERQQLAVATNIRDNNYLTTRYLKLVSQHFLTNRKVAEYAGMLAITANHLNKVIKETTGNTASDAITEMLLREAKAVLRYTDAPVSEIAFQLNFSEPAAFSRFFKKAAGITPQDFREKA from the coding sequence ATGAGCAGGAAAAACAGCAAACCAAAAGCGGAAATACCCAGCTACGCCCTGGAAGGGTTCAGGCCTTTGCACCGTATGGAAAATGAGCATACAGATTTTGGCTGCAATAAGCTGGATAAGCAATGGATGATACCGGGGTTTGAAATGTATTCCAGCGTGGGTGTAAAATCATCAATGGGGCCATTGAAATCTGCTTTTTACCGAATCAGCATTACCATTAGCGGCACAGTAGATGTACAGCTGGGACTGGAGCATTTTAATCTTCAGCCTGGTAGTCTGTGCTTTACCACACTCAACCAGGTGTTTTCCAAGAAGAACATCAGCGATGATCTGTTCGGCTATTATATACTGTTCACAGGTAGCTTCCTGGAAGAGCTGGTACAGGAAAGAACGCTTACAGAGGTATTCCCTTTCTTTGATTATACAGGTGTACCTTTTTTCAGCATGAATGCAGAAGAGATGCGTAAAGTAGAACAGTTTGTATTACAGATGAATGAAGAGCTGCAAAGCCGCAAAACCGGCAGGGAAAAAGCCATCCGGTTGTATTTATACTTATTGCTGCTGGAAGCCAAACGGAGCTATGAAAGGCAACAACTGGCGGTGGCAACAAATATCAGGGATAACAATTACCTCACCACCCGCTATTTAAAACTGGTGAGCCAGCATTTTCTTACCAACAGAAAGGTGGCAGAGTATGCAGGCATGCTGGCCATAACAGCCAATCACCTCAATAAAGTGATTAAAGAAACTACAGGTAATACTGCATCTGATGCCATTACAGAAATGTTATTGCGGGAAGCAAAAGCAGTATTGCGCTATACAGATGCTCCGGTATCTGAAATAGCCTTTCAGCTGAACTTCAGTGAACCGGCCGCTTTCAGCCGTTTTTTTAAAAAAGCGGCAGGAATCACACCACAGGATTTCAGGGAAAAAGCATAA
- a CDS encoding SDR family oxidoreductase: MKATNRQAKVIIAGGTSGIGLATAILLAEKGALVTVTGRDEAKCKVAAAAHANIQAVVLDSSKRDELDTFFQQQGRVDHLVIALSGAKGAGPFAKLNLSEFRDAFEGKFWPHLNTLQAALPSIKEDGSITLITATSATAKMPGTSGLAALNGGLELMIPILAKELKPVRVNAVSPGVTDTNWWSFLPEEAKQEAFAQYATQIPVGRVGKPEEVAEAITCLIDNTYITGTVLHCDGGLGL; encoded by the coding sequence ATGAAAGCAACAAACAGGCAGGCAAAAGTGATTATTGCCGGTGGCACTTCCGGTATAGGACTGGCAACAGCTATTTTATTAGCAGAGAAAGGCGCTTTAGTAACCGTTACGGGTAGAGATGAGGCAAAATGCAAGGTAGCAGCTGCTGCGCATGCTAATATACAGGCGGTGGTGCTGGACAGCAGCAAGCGGGACGAACTGGATACTTTTTTTCAACAACAAGGCAGGGTAGATCACCTGGTAATTGCATTGAGTGGCGCTAAGGGAGCGGGACCATTTGCCAAATTGAACTTATCTGAATTTCGGGATGCCTTTGAGGGAAAATTCTGGCCACATCTCAACACCTTGCAGGCGGCATTACCTTCTATAAAAGAAGATGGCAGCATTACCCTCATCACTGCTACTTCAGCTACCGCAAAAATGCCTGGTACATCCGGACTGGCTGCTTTAAACGGCGGACTGGAACTGATGATACCCATATTGGCGAAAGAACTGAAACCGGTAAGAGTAAACGCCGTATCACCAGGTGTTACCGACACCAACTGGTGGAGCTTTTTACCGGAAGAAGCCAAACAGGAAGCCTTTGCACAATATGCCACACAAATACCGGTAGGCCGGGTAGGAAAACCCGAAGAAGTGGCAGAAGCAATTACATGTTTAATAGACAATACTTATATAACAGGCACTGTACTGCATTGTGATGGTGGGCTGGGACTTTAA
- a CDS encoding Dabb family protein, whose amino-acid sequence MKNASRRNFLITAAALTAGAAASAMPLVTMKANETAKYPVVHHVFFWLKNPSSTEDREKLIAGVKTLSKIETVRALRVGVVASTEKREVVDNSWAVSELIFFSDLEGQATYQTHPIHLEFIKNCSHLWEKVIVYDAVDV is encoded by the coding sequence ATGAAAAACGCATCCAGAAGGAATTTTTTAATCACCGCAGCTGCACTTACAGCAGGCGCTGCTGCATCAGCTATGCCACTTGTAACTATGAAAGCAAATGAAACCGCGAAGTATCCTGTAGTGCATCATGTATTTTTCTGGCTTAAAAATCCGTCCTCCACCGAAGACCGGGAAAAGCTTATTGCAGGAGTAAAAACATTGTCCAAAATAGAAACCGTGCGTGCGTTACGGGTAGGAGTGGTGGCCAGTACCGAAAAGCGTGAGGTGGTGGATAACAGTTGGGCGGTATCAGAACTGATCTTTTTCAGTGATCTGGAAGGGCAGGCTACTTACCAAACGCATCCTATACACCTGGAGTTTATTAAAAACTGTAGCCATTTATGGGAGAAGGTGATTGTGTATGATGCGGTAGATGTGTAG
- a CDS encoding winged helix-turn-helix domain-containing protein, whose product MNQFTLSPGQARKIILHAAGLSKRGQFGKGPEAVYKLIDHLGFVQIDANYVVERAHHLIIAARIPDYKPEWLEELQADGRIFEFFISDSSYMPMHDFRFSLPVKEGFQSKRPALTTAEINLMNSVLDRIERDGPLTIKDFDNDRQEASTGWWDWRPAKVALERLYFDGSLMTTRKKDFNKIYDLPLNLLPDDVDRTMPAPEEFARHIIRRCLQSMGIAYVKEIHWRARRAKTNLVKQEIQKMVAEGEVCEVAIEGLKSAPLYMLPVYKNKKITLNEDAFILSPFDPLNVFRHRLKDFFDFDYQVECFVPEPKRKYGYFSLPVLLGDTFVARMDSKADRKKSILIIHNLHFEPVKLSKEDILKIGNAIKAFATFNKCREITITKCNSKQYVKDIKGCF is encoded by the coding sequence ATGAACCAGTTTACACTTTCTCCCGGTCAGGCACGCAAGATTATATTGCATGCCGCAGGTTTATCTAAACGTGGTCAATTTGGAAAGGGCCCGGAAGCGGTGTATAAGCTGATTGATCATCTTGGCTTTGTGCAAATAGATGCCAACTATGTGGTGGAGCGTGCGCACCATCTTATCATTGCCGCACGTATTCCTGATTATAAACCGGAATGGCTGGAAGAGTTGCAGGCAGATGGCCGCATCTTTGAATTCTTTATTTCGGATTCCAGCTACATGCCCATGCATGATTTTCGTTTTTCCTTGCCTGTGAAAGAAGGCTTTCAATCCAAAAGACCTGCTTTAACAACGGCCGAAATCAATTTAATGAATAGTGTGCTGGATAGAATAGAAAGGGACGGCCCACTGACTATAAAAGATTTTGATAACGATAGGCAGGAAGCGAGTACGGGGTGGTGGGATTGGCGTCCTGCCAAGGTAGCGCTGGAACGTTTATATTTTGATGGAAGCCTGATGACCACGAGGAAAAAGGATTTCAATAAAATATATGATCTGCCTTTGAATCTGTTGCCGGATGATGTGGATAGAACGATGCCTGCGCCGGAAGAATTTGCCCGGCACATTATCAGGCGCTGTTTACAATCTATGGGAATAGCTTACGTGAAAGAAATTCACTGGCGTGCCCGCAGGGCAAAGACCAACCTGGTGAAACAGGAGATACAAAAGATGGTGGCTGAAGGGGAGGTGTGTGAGGTAGCTATTGAAGGGTTAAAATCAGCGCCGCTGTATATGTTGCCGGTGTACAAAAACAAGAAGATTACGCTGAATGAGGATGCTTTTATTCTTTCGCCTTTTGATCCATTGAATGTATTCAGGCACAGATTAAAAGATTTTTTTGATTTTGATTACCAGGTCGAGTGTTTTGTTCCCGAGCCTAAACGTAAGTACGGCTATTTTTCATTACCGGTATTATTGGGCGACACTTTTGTGGCCCGCATGGATTCTAAGGCTGACCGGAAGAAAAGTATCTTAATTATTCACAACCTTCATTTTGAACCGGTGAAACTTAGTAAAGAGGATATTCTTAAAATAGGCAATGCTATTAAGGCTTTTGCTACGTTCAATAAATGCCGGGAAATAACCATTACCAAATGCAATAGTAAACAATACGTCAAAGATATTAAGGGTTGTTTTTAA
- a CDS encoding Lrp/AsnC family transcriptional regulator — MKTGVDETDIEILKLLQKNAELTNKEIAAQLHKAVATIHERVRRLKEEGYIKRVVAILDRKLIDKSLISFSQVQLNDHTAESLQNFEREVAMFPEVMECFQMTGQFDFILRIATSDMEAYTSFYREKLARLPNITTVQSFFVLSEIKSDTAYPL, encoded by the coding sequence ATGAAAACAGGTGTAGACGAAACCGATATCGAAATACTAAAACTGCTGCAAAAGAATGCTGAGCTTACCAATAAGGAAATAGCTGCGCAACTGCATAAAGCCGTAGCTACTATACACGAGCGTGTTCGCAGGTTAAAAGAGGAAGGCTATATTAAAAGGGTGGTGGCGATACTGGATCGCAAACTGATTGATAAAAGCCTGATTTCCTTTAGCCAGGTGCAGCTAAACGATCATACAGCCGAATCACTGCAGAACTTTGAAAGGGAAGTAGCAATGTTTCCGGAAGTGATGGAATGTTTTCAGATGACGGGGCAGTTCGATTTCATTTTGCGTATTGCCACTTCTGATATGGAAGCTTATACCAGTTTTTACCGGGAGAAGCTGGCGCGATTGCCCAATATTACTACAGTGCAAAGTTTCTTTGTGTTGTCGGAGATAAAGAGCGATACGGCTTATCCTTTGTAA
- a CDS encoding PLP-dependent cysteine synthase family protein — translation METTLVHPTTAVPQKLSNLWHLVGNTPMLEIHYTYQGREGKIYVKCEHYNLTGSIKDRMALHILTEAYKNGTIQPGDTIVEATSGNTGIAFAAIGKALGHKVIIMMPDWLSKERFDIISSLGAAIQKVSKAEGGFLGSIQKAEALCASNSGYFLPRQFENEWNTEAHYQTTGPEIWQQLASIDRRPDAFVAGVGTGGTVMGTGRYLQGMHPGINIHPLEPAESPTLTTGYKVGSHRIQGISDEFIPEIVKLNQLAPVVQAHDGDAILMAQKLSKELGLAVGISSGANVIGAIQLQQQMGTDATVVTLLPDSNKKYLSTDLMKQEPVKPGYISTDTTFTDFMPIKRVR, via the coding sequence ATGGAAACAACACTCGTACATCCCACCACTGCCGTTCCGCAAAAGCTGAGCAATTTATGGCACCTCGTAGGCAACACGCCTATGCTCGAAATTCACTACACCTACCAGGGGCGTGAAGGGAAGATTTACGTAAAGTGTGAACACTACAACCTCACCGGCAGCATCAAAGACCGGATGGCTTTGCATATTCTTACAGAAGCTTATAAAAATGGTACTATACAACCCGGCGACACCATTGTAGAAGCCACCAGCGGCAACACAGGCATAGCCTTCGCCGCCATAGGCAAAGCATTGGGTCATAAAGTAATTATAATGATGCCCGACTGGTTAAGCAAAGAACGCTTTGACATTATCAGTAGCCTGGGCGCAGCAATACAAAAAGTAAGCAAGGCAGAAGGCGGCTTCCTCGGCAGCATACAAAAAGCAGAAGCACTTTGTGCCAGCAACAGTGGCTACTTCCTGCCCCGCCAGTTTGAAAACGAATGGAATACAGAAGCCCACTATCAAACCACCGGGCCGGAGATATGGCAGCAACTCGCCTCTATCGATCGCAGGCCCGATGCATTTGTTGCCGGCGTAGGCACCGGTGGCACTGTAATGGGCACCGGCCGTTATTTACAAGGCATGCACCCCGGCATTAACATACACCCGCTGGAACCGGCTGAAAGCCCTACGCTTACCACCGGTTATAAAGTAGGCAGCCACCGTATACAAGGTATATCTGATGAATTCATCCCAGAAATAGTAAAGCTGAACCAATTAGCCCCTGTGGTGCAGGCGCACGATGGCGATGCGATACTGATGGCGCAAAAGCTGTCTAAAGAGCTGGGCCTGGCCGTAGGCATTTCATCCGGCGCTAATGTTATCGGCGCTATTCAACTGCAACAACAAATGGGCACGGATGCTACCGTAGTAACCTTATTGCCCGACAGCAATAAAAAATATTTAAGTACCGACCTGATGAAACAAGAACCGGTAAAACCCGGCTACATCAGCACAGATACCACATTTACTGACTTTATGCCTATTAAACGCGTTCGTTAA
- a CDS encoding DNA/RNA non-specific endonuclease, with translation MKNNLTQKIAASADNVKASSLASNNPLQLLARPKGKGSNPFQLLADAVSRYPSSNKQVMQMKHELGPDNGDWKKPAGFVLDDAFGATLGKKGLNYGYKMGNDNSPVLASSQLSKANAGNMLRPKGKQAFVEKIEKNDSRDQPYIDQYGYVGSQERAVFGRERIQTYDGGHLIGHQFFGKKADVHGNLAPQHNQFNQLSWRLFEEIVQEGFYNPGNKYSSGAYGEEVKVDVSLTYSPDTYQRSLLELHKSGVIDDDQYDCIKTDTPMKDTDQLTFTSFVPVTWSGKAKATDPLAKSQITSRPHKGGYAYNMQQTNSDVEGMVGVDSDDEYMPASQETHGALGNSIIDLTDSTLTFGGNNEESFYGIQSVPRDLSKQKAATLKDYYYLNKSKNGSIKSTILKMIPPNLSKPVSMTHLKTLDIKKSPTVLEAEDDQFAELVDKIGHKTVCKQLVFKLQTSTMPTNKEETKKFLTKVAIASVIKPGTPKTKFLSLWTDSNFGI, from the coding sequence ATGAAAAACAACCTTACGCAAAAAATAGCTGCATCAGCAGACAATGTGAAAGCGTCTTCTTTAGCGAGTAACAATCCTTTGCAATTATTAGCGAGGCCTAAAGGCAAGGGTAGTAATCCTTTCCAGTTGCTGGCAGATGCTGTATCCAGGTATCCTTCTTCCAATAAGCAAGTGATGCAAATGAAGCACGAATTGGGGCCTGACAATGGCGACTGGAAAAAGCCTGCCGGTTTTGTATTGGATGATGCTTTTGGTGCAACGCTTGGCAAAAAGGGGTTAAACTATGGGTATAAAATGGGCAATGATAATTCGCCTGTTCTTGCATCCAGTCAGCTATCAAAAGCCAACGCCGGTAACATGTTAAGGCCTAAAGGAAAGCAGGCTTTTGTTGAGAAAATAGAAAAAAATGATAGCAGGGATCAGCCTTACATAGATCAGTATGGTTATGTAGGTTCGCAGGAGCGGGCTGTTTTTGGCAGAGAACGTATACAAACCTATGATGGGGGACACCTGATAGGCCACCAGTTTTTTGGCAAAAAAGCAGATGTGCATGGTAACCTCGCCCCGCAGCATAACCAGTTTAACCAGCTTTCCTGGCGTTTGTTTGAAGAAATTGTTCAGGAAGGTTTTTACAATCCTGGTAATAAATATAGTTCCGGTGCCTATGGAGAGGAAGTGAAAGTGGATGTGTCTTTAACTTACAGTCCGGATACTTACCAGCGCAGTTTGTTAGAATTGCATAAATCAGGTGTTATAGATGATGATCAGTATGATTGTATCAAAACCGATACGCCAATGAAAGATACAGATCAGCTTACCTTCACCAGTTTTGTGCCCGTTACCTGGTCGGGGAAGGCAAAAGCTACAGATCCGCTGGCTAAGTCCCAGATAACCTCCAGGCCACATAAAGGGGGATATGCCTATAATATGCAGCAAACAAACAGTGATGTAGAGGGGATGGTTGGTGTGGATTCTGATGATGAATATATGCCCGCTTCGCAGGAAACCCATGGAGCATTGGGAAATTCCATAATAGACCTTACGGACTCCACATTAACCTTTGGGGGTAATAACGAAGAATCTTTTTATGGAATTCAGTCTGTGCCACGCGACCTGAGCAAGCAGAAGGCGGCTACTCTTAAAGATTATTATTATTTAAATAAAAGCAAGAATGGAAGTATTAAATCTACCATTCTTAAAATGATTCCCCCTAATCTGTCGAAGCCTGTATCTATGACGCATTTGAAGACATTAGATATTAAAAAAAGTCCTACAGTCCTGGAAGCAGAAGATGATCAGTTTGCTGAGCTGGTAGACAAAATTGGCCATAAAACAGTATGCAAGCAATTAGTGTTTAAATTGCAAACCTCAACAATGCCTACCAATAAAGAGGAAACGAAAAAGTTTTTAACCAAGGTAGCCATCGCTTCTGTTATCAAGCCGGGTACACCTAAAACTAAATTCCTGAGTTTGTGGACGGATTCAAATTTTGGTATATAA
- a CDS encoding PKD domain-containing protein — protein MKKIISALLFPALLFSCKKSKDNTPAAPTADFWLSNVDIYVNEEFVLPTYFKFKTQNTSKNAVSYAWDFGNTQTSNQKDTVSFYTAAGNYTIALAVTGNNGEVANISKKVRVADRLLSDARYRSATWADATPVNAFIRIYKPAANNTVPALNGEAYASDVYYQSQTLSTTYFTRTLLQMALPEKTKLQPISTYMNATAPDSFVNYGYCFYAIEDGKEKLLLSSWDANTQLSYSESMESGQSRWTLTNDKGQLILFATNNQ, from the coding sequence ATGAAAAAAATCATTTCCGCCCTTTTATTCCCGGCACTATTGTTTTCCTGTAAAAAAAGTAAAGACAACACACCAGCTGCGCCCACTGCTGATTTCTGGCTTTCCAATGTGGATATTTATGTAAACGAAGAGTTTGTACTTCCCACTTATTTTAAGTTTAAAACACAAAACACCTCTAAAAATGCGGTGTCGTATGCCTGGGATTTTGGCAATACCCAAACCAGTAATCAAAAAGACACCGTATCCTTTTATACTGCAGCCGGCAACTACACCATAGCATTAGCAGTCACCGGCAACAATGGCGAGGTAGCAAACATCAGCAAAAAGGTAAGAGTAGCAGACCGTCTGCTATCCGATGCCAGGTATAGAAGCGCCACCTGGGCAGATGCCACTCCTGTAAACGCATTTATACGCATTTACAAACCAGCTGCTAACAATACAGTTCCTGCCCTGAATGGCGAAGCATATGCTTCGGATGTGTATTATCAAAGCCAGACGTTGTCTACCACTTATTTCACCAGAACGTTATTACAAATGGCCCTGCCTGAAAAAACAAAGCTGCAGCCAATCAGCACCTACATGAACGCCACAGCACCAGATTCGTTTGTGAATTATGGCTATTGTTTTTATGCAATAGAAGACGGGAAGGAAAAACTATTACTTTCTTCATGGGATGCAAACACTCAATTATCCTATAGCGAAAGCATGGAATCGGGACAATCCAGATGGACACTTACCAATGACAAAGGGCAACTTATTTTATTTGCTACCAATAATCAATAG